The nucleotide window tgacttgcccaaggtcacacagctgacacgtggcggagccgagattagaacccatgacctctgactcccaaacttgggctccttccactgagccacgctgcttctcatgctttatcttttttaatggtcttgatttgacttcaaagctctccatcacctagccccctcctacctcacctcccttctctccttctacagcccaccgcgtacactccgctcctctgccgcacaCCTCTTCGCTGTTCCCTATTCACGcccgtcctgccgtcgacccctgacccacgtcctaccactgacctggaatgccctccctccccacatccgccaaactaactttcttcccctcttcaaagccctactgagatctcacctcctccaggaggccttcccagacagagctctccctttccctctgctcctcctccccgccccattccttctactgcctccctctgctcttccccttcccctccccacagcccttgtgcatatttgtatatattatttattactctatttattttgttaatgatgtgtttatatctatgattctatttatttggatgATATTcacccagactacttgttttgttttgttgtctgtctccccgtttagattgtgagcccgttgttgggcagggattgtctctgtggccgaattttacattccaagcgcttagtacggtgctctgcacatagtaaacgctcagtaagtacgattgaatgaatgaatgcctgactacttgttttgtcttgctgtctccccctttcagactgcaagcccgttgttgggcagggattgcctctaactgttgccaaattgtacattccaagcgcttagtacagtgttctgcacacagtaagcgctcaataaatacgattgaatgaatgaagtgacttgccaaaggtcacacagcggacaagtgacagaatcgggattagaacccacgtcctctgtgtcccgagcccgtgctctttccactaagccacgctgctctggaggaaggggcctcagagagaagaggaagacagggacagggagagtcagagagccGGAGCCACGGACAGGTCTAGACTGAACTCCGCTGCGGGTCCCTCTGCCAGACCCCTGCCGGTCCTCCCGCCTTGTCCTCCTCCCGGCCAGCCGCGGGTCCTCACCTGGAAGCTGGCCTGGCTGCGGGGCTGGACGCTGTGACAGCGGCTGAGGGACATGTCCCCGAGGCTCTGCTCCGGGCCCTTCTCCAGCCGCAGCTCCTGCCCGGGGGTCAGGAAGTCCAGCAGGCGCTGGGCCCGCTCTCCGGGCCAGGCCGAGGACACCAGAGCGTCCTGCAGGCCTCGCGCGGTGACCAGCTCCCCCTTCTTAAaggcccccgggggcccccggaACAAGGCCACGGCGTCGGCCCCGTTCTGCAGCGAGCTCGGGGGCAGGGTCAGGCCGGGGGTCAGCCTCGCCGAGCCGACCAGGAACAGGCCGGCCGCATCCGTGCGCTGTCCCCGCAGGTCCAGGACGCGGTAGGCCCGCCCGTCCCGCCCGTTGTACAGCACCAGCCAGAAGCCGTCCAGGGCCCGGGGGCCCGCCGGGCTCCACAGCTCCACGAACTCGCCATCCTCGTCCACCCCCGGGCTGTCCGCGTTCACCTCATTGATCAGGAGCTCGGGGACTGGACGGGGATCGCCCCCGCCCGACAGACACGGTCAGCTCCAGATCCGGCCGGCCGGGACGCCACCCTCCCGGGGAAGACGGACCCGGCTaaggggcagccccctccccctggggcCTCATCCCCCAGGACAGAGCTCGGCTGGCCAGGGCCGGTGGTCACCTGCCTCCTAATCCAGGAGGCCCTGTCCACCTCCCGCGGGGCTAGCGAAGCAGGGAAGAACGACGGGCCCCTGGTgatcctcctcccaacccctcgcCGCCCCTGACCACACCGGCTACCTGGCGAGGGTTCCAAGGAACAGGGCGACGCGAGCGTGGCCTTCTTGTCGGTCCCGGCCCACCACGGCTCCGGAGAAGCCAGGACGCGTTTCAAAGCCAAGTCGAGGCCTTGCTGCTGCTCAGAGGACTTGGCGACCAGGAGCGCAGAGACCATCAGCTTCAGGCCCTGGCACTTCAGAGTCCAATCTGGGGAGGCGGCGAAGGGGgccggccagaggcaggttacTCTATCGGGCCCTAACTAGCCCATTGGCCCTCCCACAGGAGCTCAGGAAAGTCTGTGAGGGGGACAAACTGGCCCCCACCaaagccccctccctcttctaataataacgatggcatttgttaagcgcttactatgtggccaagcactgttctaagcgctgggggagatacaaggtagtcccacgttggggctcacagtcttcatctccccttTACAGCCTCGCACCTTTAAGATAGGCAGaggacaccccacctccccccgccgcccggagTCCCGCACCTTTGAGGTAGACAGCGGTGACACCGCAGTGACACTCGGCCTCCAACCGCAGAGCCAGATTGACCTTCAACGTCGATTCTTCCTTTAGCCACGCCGAGCAGTCTGGGAGGGCGAGGGATGTGCGGGTGTAGGGGAAATCGGTGACCCTCCGCCCCGCAGCTTCGCCCTCCCAaaaggccccgcccctccaaagtccccccccccaaaaaaccccgaGACTTTGCAGCTCCAGTCCCCTTCTCCCCGCAAAGCTGCCGTACTCTCGGCCCCTCCCCTTCAGTCCTGAAAATCTCCCCcagcttcacctcctcctccacatccccagatagtaataataataataataatagcgatgcctgtttacttgtattcatgtcagtctccctccaccttctagactgtgagcccgttgtgggcagggattgtttctctttattactgcactgtactttccaagcgcttagtatagtactctgcacgcaataagcactcaataaatacgattgaatgactatttgttaaacgcttactgtgtgccaagcactgtactaagcgctggggtggatacaagcaaatcggattggacataggtcctgtcccacgtggggctcacagtcttcagccccattttacaggtgaggtgactgaggcccagagaagtgaagtgacatgcccaaagtcaccagcagctaaatggaggagccgggatcagaagccaagcCCGAggttttgccactgagccagctgcttcttccaaacgcagacctccctgcctccccggcccgtgtCCCGAGCCCCCGAATTCCTTCTACGTCCCCGGCCCGCtaagccctcccccgcccccggtctcCCTGCTGGCGGGTCGGGTGGGGGTCGGGTGGGAGCTTACTGTGGTCGGGGCAGGATTCGGGACACGTGTGGAGGCAGAAGGCCAGCTGCAGGCCGTGGCGGCGGGAGGGGCAGTCGTTGGGCCGCTCGGGGGTCGGGGTCCCCGCGGCGAACAGCGTGGAGTCGCGGGAGATGGAGCAGCAGCTACAGCGGCTCAGAGAGGTGGCCAGGGCGGCGCCGGACCCTGcgagcggggggctggggggcagcaggggggaggggaaggggaggcgcaCACtgttgggccgggccgggcagggtcGGGCCCAGAGACcacctctcccccgctccctgcACTCACCCGGGGGTGACCAAGGCCGGACGGCCCGGCGTCAGAGCCTCCAGCAGGGAAGCGGGCACGGTGCCCTCGGGACCGTACACCAGGGCGTCCAGCAGGCCggcagagggagggggcttgCCCGGCTCCAACCTCTGCCCCGCTTCCCGGTACAGGGCGACGGCtgcggggcccggggccaggaggaggggcccggggtcGTCGGGGCGTCTCTGATCTgtttggggaaggaagaggtcaTGGCGAGGCCTGTCCAtccgccctctcccaccccatcccgcccctctctgagcctccgaaACCCCAACTCGGGGCTTCCTTCGGGCCCTCGCCCTGCCTGGTGGAGTCAGCGAGTAGTGGGAACCTGGCCGATTGTCCTGGCCCCGGCTGTTTTTTAAAGCCTGCCTCGGTTTCTCCCGAAGACCTGCCCCGACAGAGCCTGGAGGGTTGAGGGCCGTCAGGGTGGCAAGGGGAGAGAAGTTGTCCTCGTGTGAATCGTCCAGCTTCGAAGTGCAAGTTCGGGCTGGACCCACTTGCTTGGAGCAGAGGCTGGTCACTCAGAGACCCCGGACGAGGCTGGAAAGGCTGGTCAATCAGAGGCCCGGGACCAGGTTGGGAAAGTTGGTCAGTCGGAGGCTCTGGGCAGGGCTAGGAAAGCTGGTCAGTCAGAAACCCTGGACAGGGCTGGGAAGGTTGGTCAGTCGGACGCCCCAGGACGGGGCTGCCCAGTAAGGCTGGTCAGTCGAAGGCCCCTGGACCGGGCTGGGAAGACTAGTAGGCCAAGCGGGGGCAGTAAAACCTGGGCACTGTCACCAGCTGGAGTGTGGGGAAGGGCAGCACAGCCCCCGGGACAACGCcctgccccactcccagcccaggACCCGACCCCTTTGGAGGGactgctttggccccaaaccgggAAACACCACTGAGTATGGAGTGGGagggttgttaagtgcttacttacttgccaagaactgttctaagctctggggtagatacaagttaatcaggttggacacagtccctgtcccacatgggacttgcactcttatcctcatttttccagatgagataactgaggcccaaagaagcgaagtgacttgcccaaggttacacagcagacatgtggcagagccgggattagaacccaggtccttctgacttccaggcccatactctatccattaagccacgctcagtacagtcctctgtacacactGTAAACTCCCGGAGAGGAGGGATcgtaactaccaactcttttgcattctcTCCATCacccaacacagtgctctgcgcacagtagaccgTAATCTCCTCAGGGCAGGACTAGTGCCTGCTAAGGCTTTTGTACACTCTCCATCactcaagacagtgctctgcacacagtagaccctaaactcctcgagggcagggatcgtatctaccaagtcttttgtactctctccatcactcaatacggtgctctgtacacagtagactcctcgagggcaggggctgATTGACCTTGCATCTGAGCAACAGGAGGTGAGGTGAAGCCTGAATCCGAGAAGCTGACCCGGAGGGTTGCATCggttggggatgggggcgggtggggggcgctacgttgggagcagggaaaagTTTCAGCTgtcggggagtggaggggagagggtgcgTCCCTGTCGGGGATCGGGGTTCGGGGGCGGGCTGGCACCTGTCCGCAGCACGAAGAAGCCGTGGGCGTCGGTGCTGCCGCTGAGGTTGAGGGAGGAGGCCACGGAGCCGGTGCGCCCGTCCACCAGCACCAGCACGGCGCCCCGGAGCGGGCCGAGCGGCGGCCCCTGCAGCTCCACGAAGCCCGGCGCGGCCCCCGCGGGCGGCAGCACCTCGCTGACCAAGAAGGTGGACCGGTTGAGCTGGGCGTACGGGATGCAGGGGTTCTCTCGGCCGGGggacggctcggccacttggaaGGTCCAgctccctcccgggccggggcagCGCTCCACGGACTCATCCCCGACGTGGAAGGACGCGTCCTCCAGCAGGGGCTCCCGGCCGGGGGTCAGCACCCGGAGCAGCTCCTCAGGCCGCCGCTCCCGCCGCGACGCGTGGACCCAGGCGTCCACCAAGCCCCGGGAGGTGACCGGTTGGCCCTCGCGGCAGGCCGAGCCCCCGCGGTGCAGGGCGATGGCGTCCGGCCCGTTCTGGATGGTCCCGGGGGGCAGCGGGAGGGCAGGAGGCGGCTGCAGGCCCGTCGAGCCGGCCAGGAAGAAGCCGGCGTCGTCGGTGGCCAGGCCGGTCAGCCGCAGCGCCCGGTAGGCCGTCAGCTTGTGGCCGTCGTAGAAGACGAGGCAATAGTCATCCAGCGAGACCCGCCCCCCGCTGCTGTGCCACAGCTCCACGAACTCGCTCTTGTCCTGCCCGGGGTTGTCCGCGTTGATCTCGTTGATGAGTAGGGATGGGGCGGCCGTGGGGtcgggtccgggggaggggggcgcggatTCGGGGCTCGGGGAGAGGGTTAGGGAGGAGAGGCCGGGTAGAGGAGCGGGGGGCGCGGGCCGCGGGGATGGGGACGCGGGCTCGGGGAAGGCCAGTGGGAGCGAACACAGAAACAGGACCGTCAGCGGGGCCGCATTCGCCATGACCAGGCCGTGGCGGAGGTGGCTGCAGGCACGGGGagctgcccggaggaggaggaggaggagaaggagccccgCTGCCtcagtctggagaggggagagcgaaGGAGTCAGAGTCCGTTCCTATCCCGGCCGCCCGAGGAGACAGTCGGTGGGAGAGTCCTGAGCCTGACCCAACCTGCTTcatgtcctcccctcctcccccatcgccCCCTCACCTGCCCAACAACCCCCCGTCCCAACCCCCGAGAGCTTGTCCTCACTGTCCGCAGGCCCCCCAGGACGGACTCCCGCCGCTGGGTCCGTCCACTCCACCTCGGCCGGGGCCCCGAGCTGACCGGGTCTCAGAAGGGCGGGGGCGGCCGTgactcagtgtgtgtgtgtgtgtgtgtgtgtgtcggggggagggggtgcgtgACCAGCCCCTTCCTGGAAAAAGCCCGGACATCTTTCCGGGTCCCGGCCGCCAGCCGTGGGTGACAGATCAAGCCTGGGCCCTGCGACCCCCGCCCCACGGGTCGACAGGAAAGGCGGCCCTTGCCCCCCTCGCCAGGGtgacccctctgccctcccctccgggGGCTCGGCCCTCGCTAGCTGGACAGCATCTGGACAGCAGCCGGCCTCGCATCCTGACCCAGGCGCCCCCCTCCCCGTttttcccccggcccccctcgatCCGTTCGGAGTGCTTCACCCGGCGACTGCGAACCTCCCGAGGGTTTGACggcttctctttctctcagccTTAGGGGACGGAGAAGTGGGGGGCTCACTTCTGCCCCACTGGACGCcgagggcagggcctggggggaagaggggcagaaagtCGAGGGCGGGGTCAGCCACCCGGATCCTGGATTTCTAgaatgggggatgggggatgCCATCAACTGTGATTTCTTTAAAGGGCCGGGAGGGTTGGGGACGGGCGACATAGTAACTTTCCAttctcccccggggcccccagGAGCCGTTGCTAaatcaggaaggagaaaaaagaggggaagagatttctgCTGGGAAGTAAGACTCACACTCACT belongs to Ornithorhynchus anatinus isolate Pmale09 chromosome 2, mOrnAna1.pri.v4, whole genome shotgun sequence and includes:
- the LOC114806082 gene encoding uncharacterized protein LOC114806082, with product MANAAPLTVLFLCSLPLAFPEPASPSPRPAPPAPLPGLSSLTLSPSPESAPPSPGPDPTAAPSLLINEINADNPGQDKSEFVELWHSSGGRVSLDDYCLVFYDGHKLTAYRALRLTGLATDDAGFFLAGSTGLQPPPALPLPPGTIQNGPDAIALHRGGSACREGQPVTSRGLVDAWVHASRRERRPEELLRVLTPGREPLLEDASFHVGDESVERCPGPGGSWTFQVAEPSPGRENPCIPYAQLNRSTFLVSEVLPPAGAAPGFVELQGPPLGPLRGAVLVLVDGRTGSVASSLNLSGSTDAHGFFVLRTDQRRPDDPGPLLLAPGPAAVALYREAGQRLEPGKPPPSAGLLDALVYGPEGTVPASLLEALTPGRPALVTPGPPLAGSGAALATSLSRCSCCSISRDSTLFAAGTPTPERPNDCPSRRHGLQLAFCLHTCPESCPDHNCSAWLKEESTLKVNLALRLEAECHCGVTAVYLKDWTLKCQGLKLMVSALLVAKSSEQQQGLDLALKRVLASPEPWWAGTDKKATLASPCSLEPSPVPELLINEVNADSPGVDEDGEFVELWSPAGPRALDGFWLVLYNGRDGRAYRVLDLRGQRTDAAGLFLVGSARLTPGLTLPPSSLQNGADAVALFRGPPGAFKKGELVTARGLQDALVSSAWPGERAQRLLDFLTPGQELRLEKGPEQSLGDMSLSRCHSVQPRSQASFQLTRVTPLSENACPPLVVPSPSGPPAPVVISELSSTPFVELRGKTGTRMDGLVLALLGPDGIVQTSLPLRGLVRTPGFFLVAPKEGEPLPDQQWPGSALLPRSGALAVYDSRLARVVVGQTRPRAGLLDAVVFGREAGAEPGPLALLGPTHFLASERGSLWSLSRCSPPGYDALAFASSDPTPGSVNSCPTRLFALALDLCLPAPNCLAEAQPSAPTVTAAQRALVNAVNQHCSCGISEFYLQETHFSCSAAALRVSGQLWARSPEQRGRLSGWYTDLPAQLPPEGGASAGPACVALGTERAPSRASLRAWETSLIVLGSLLVLALLGALCYLHRRRPEPFSHIELTDREQIKLDF